The nucleotide window GTACATGGCCGCCGAGATGGACGCGCCCATCAGCCAGGAGTTTTCCCTGTTCCTGCGTGAGCAGCGCCTGGGGGTGGAGTTCAACCAGGCCCTAAACAACATGCTCAAGCGCATCCCTGAGGATGAATTCCAGCTGGTGGTGGCGGGCATGCAGATCTCCCGCGACGTGGGCGGCAACCTGGCCGAGATCCTGGCCAGGCTGTCCGACACCCTGCGCAAGAAGCTGGAGATGGAAGGCAAGATCCGCTCCCTGACCGCCCAAGGCAAGATGCAGGGGGTGGTGATGACCGGCCTGCCGGTGTTCATCGGCGTGGCGCTCTACCACATGGAGCCCCAGGCCATGGGCCGCATCGTCAGCGAACCCATCGGCTGGGGCGTAATAGCCCTGGCCAGCCTGCTGCTGATCACCGGTTATGTCTTCATCAAGAAGATTGTCACCATAGACGTCTGAGGGGAGTGCCATGGAGACCATTATCATTGCCTTCGCCGCCTGTGCCATGACCTTCGGCTTCCTCAGCTCGGCGCGGATCTACCGCCGGGTGCCACAGGACAACAGGGAGTTCATGGATCCGCTGCCGCCGGGGTTGAAGCTGATCTGGCCCCTGGTGCGCCTGGTGGCCTTCTACTGGGGCGAGCGGCTGTCGGTGGACTACCTGGAGGGGGTCAGCAAGCGGCTGCAGGTATCCGGCCTGTCCTACCTCATCAACGCCGAGCAGTACTTCGCCATCCGGGTGCTCAGCGCCCTCTTTGCGCTGCTGCTAATGGCGGCGGTGGGCGCCATGCTGGACGATATCAACCCGCGCAATCTGGTCATCGCCCTGGTGCTGGGCTATTTCCTGCCGACCCTGACCCTGACCGACCTGCGCAAGAAGCGCCAGGGCAAGATCGTCAAGGACTTGCCCGTGTACCTGGACTACCTGACCATGTCCATCGAAGCCGGCCTGAACATGTCCGGCGCCCTGGCCCAGGCGGTGGAGCGCGGCCCGGACGGCCCCTTGAAGATCGAGCTGGAGAAGGTGCTCAGGGACATGCGGGCCGGCATGTCCCGCTCCCAGTCCTTTCGCAACATGGCCGAGCGGGTGCAGGTGACGGAAGTGAACAGTCTGGTCAGCGCCCTGGCCCAGGCCGAGCGCTCCGGTGCCAGCCTGGGCCAGACCCTGCGCATCCAGGCCGACCAGCGCCGGGTGGAGCGTTTCCAGCGCGCCGAGAAGAAGGCCCTGGAGGCGCCGGTGAAGCTGGTGTTCCCGCTGGTTACCTTCATCTTCCCGGTGACCTTCCTCATCCTGGCGTTCCCCATCGTCATGAAATTCATGTACGAGCTGTGACCATGGAGCTGGGACGAGTCTTCAGAAACGGCGAGCCGCTCTGGCGGCAGGTATGGCGGGCGGACCGGCCCTGGACCCGGGCCAGGGGCCTGCTGGGCCGGCCCAGGCTGGAGGAGGGGCAGGGCATGCTGATCCTGCCCTGCAACTCGGTGCACAGCTGGTGGATGGGCTACCCGCTGGATCTGGTGTACCTGGACGGCGGCGGCAGGGTGGTCAAGCTGGTCGAGGGCCTCAAGCCCTGGCGCTTCAGTGCCTGTCGCCAGGCCAGGGCGGTGCTGGAGCTGGCGCCGGGCGCCATCGGCAAACACGCATTGCAAGTAGGAGACGAATTGTCATGGAAAAATGGATGAGATGGGCCGCCGTGCTGCTGGCGCTGGGGCTGAGCGCCTGTGCCGGCACGCCCCGGATCCCGCTGGACGAAGAAAAAACGCCGGTGCTGCAGATCCAGGCCCGGGCCGAGCGCGCCTACAAGATGGCGCGCCTCGACGACGCCGAGGCCCTCTACATGCAGGTGGTCCAGGCCGTACCGGACTACGCGCCGGGCTGGTTCCGCCTGGGCAACATCTATACCCGCACCGGCCGCAACGACGCGGCCATCCAGGCCTACCAGCGCTGCATCAAACTGGAGCCGGACAACCAGAAGGCCTGGTTCA belongs to Gallaecimonas sp. GXIMD4217 and includes:
- a CDS encoding type II secretion system F family protein; protein product: MTSLTLAMALAFLSVTLLIWAGKHVGSQLAARYKETFTSSARTNLADMFLFIEPQQLFWLNVATILVVPVLFRLLAGSWVLGIIASIVLAVLPRFAYRFLHAKRRRRFVEQLPDALNMIASSMASGANAGTAIEYMAAEMDAPISQEFSLFLREQRLGVEFNQALNNMLKRIPEDEFQLVVAGMQISRDVGGNLAEILARLSDTLRKKLEMEGKIRSLTAQGKMQGVVMTGLPVFIGVALYHMEPQAMGRIVSEPIGWGVIALASLLLITGYVFIKKIVTIDV
- a CDS encoding type II secretion system F family protein; its protein translation is METIIIAFAACAMTFGFLSSARIYRRVPQDNREFMDPLPPGLKLIWPLVRLVAFYWGERLSVDYLEGVSKRLQVSGLSYLINAEQYFAIRVLSALFALLLMAAVGAMLDDINPRNLVIALVLGYFLPTLTLTDLRKKRQGKIVKDLPVYLDYLTMSIEAGLNMSGALAQAVERGPDGPLKIELEKVLRDMRAGMSRSQSFRNMAERVQVTEVNSLVSALAQAERSGASLGQTLRIQADQRRVERFQRAEKKALEAPVKLVFPLVTFIFPVTFLILAFPIVMKFMYEL
- a CDS encoding DUF192 domain-containing protein, with product MELGRVFRNGEPLWRQVWRADRPWTRARGLLGRPRLEEGQGMLILPCNSVHSWWMGYPLDLVYLDGGGRVVKLVEGLKPWRFSACRQARAVLELAPGAIGKHALQVGDELSWKNG
- a CDS encoding tetratricopeptide repeat protein; this encodes MRWAAVLLALGLSACAGTPRIPLDEEKTPVLQIQARAERAYKMARLDDAEALYMQVVQAVPDYAPGWFRLGNIYTRTGRNDAAIQAYQRCIKLEPDNQKAWFNLGLVRIKQSTEVLETATRMGNEDTPTARHIEALLDALYELQRQDKAGSSDSEAGLQ